TGGAACTTTTTGTAGTATTGCATCCATCCCAGGAATGCTCGAAAGAACAATCACTGTAAACGGAGTTGCTAAAGCTTTTGCCATGACAGGATGGAGAATTGGTTATATTGGAGCACCTGAATTTATTGCCAAAGCGTGTACTAAAATCCAAGGTCAAGTTACCTCAGGAGCCAATTCTATAGCGCAACGCGCTACAATTACCGCTCTTGACGCTGATCCTAGTGTATTGAAAGAGATGGTAAATGCTTTTCATAGCCGCAGAGACTTAGTTGTAGGATTGTTAAAAGAAATTCCGGGTGTAAAAATAAATGTCCCTGAAGGTGCTTTTTATGTATTTCCAGATGTGTCTTCTTTCTTCGGAAAAACATTAAACGGAACCGAAATTAAAGATGCTAATGATGTATCCATGTATCTTTTGGCGCAAGCCAATGTAGCTACCGTTACCGGAGATGCTTTTGGAAACCCAAACTGTATTCGTTTTTCATACGCCACAAGCGAGGCCCTTTTAACCGAAGCGCTGTCTCGAATCAAAAATGCATTAACGGTTTAATACCCACACGCACATACCTAAAAGCCTCTTGATCAAACAAGAGGCTTTGTTATTTAAAGCCAAAATCAACTCCAAATGCGAGCAAAATTTCAAACATCAATTGTTTTGTTTCATTTATATGCTGATGGCAAAAGATAAAATCCAAAAAATACGGTTTTGAATTAGAAATCTTGAATAATTTATTAGACCTTTGCTCACTTTTTTTTTGGAACCACCAAAAAGACTAAAGTGTTAAAAAACAACTAATTTATCATCAAATCGATGAAGAAAAAAATAGAAATTCTAGCACCTGCCAAAGATTTAATTCATGGTATGGCAGCTATCAATAGTGGGGCTGATGCCGTTTATATTGGTGCACCACAATTTGGAGCCCGTTCTAATGCCACCAACTCTATCGAAGATGTAGCGGCTTTAGTTAAGTATGCACACCTTTTTAATGCACAAGTTTTTGTGGTTATCAACACCATCTTGTACGATAACGAGCTAGAAACTTGCCGTCAGATGATTTGGCAATTGTATGATATTAAAGTTGATGCTTTAATTGTACAAGACATGGCGATCATGGAAATGGACTTGCCTCCTATCGTGCTCCACGCAAGTACGCAAGCCAACAACCGTGATCCTCATAAGATTAAATTCCTGAAAGATGCCGGAATGAAACGCGTCGTTTTAGCTCGTGAATTGAATTTACACCAAATCAAAGAAATCGCTGATACGGCTGATGTGGAATTAGAATTCTTTGTAACCGGCGCGCTTTGTGTGTCATTCAGTGGAAACTGTTATATGAGTGTAGCCAATGGCGAACGCTCTGCTAACCGTGGTTCCTGCGCTCAAAACTGTCGTTTGCCTTACAACTTAATCGATGGGAATGGCGACACTTTAATCAAAAACAGTCACTTACTTTCGATCAAGGATTTTGACGTTTCGGATCAAATCCCAAATCTTGTAGAAGCAGGCGTGATGTCCTTTAAAATCGAAGGGCGTTTAAAAGATATCGTTTATGTAAAAAATAACGTTTCGTATTTACGTCAAAAATTAGATGCTTTCTTGGATGGAAATGAAAACTACACCAAAGCTTCTTCTGGAAAATGTACCTACACTTTTGACTCTGCTTTGAACAAAAGTTTCAACCGTGGATACACCGATTATTTTGTAAACGAAAGACACCAATCTATCGGTTCTTGGGAAAGTCCAAAATCAAAAGGGCAATACATCGGGAAACTAATTCGCACTGTGGGCAACGCTTATGAAATAGAAAACGGCGAATTACTCAACAACGGCGACGGTTTGTGTTACATCAATGAAAATAATGAAGCTGACGGAATTTATGTAAACAAAGTCGAAAACGGCTTGGCTTACCCAAATGTATTAAAAGAACTAAAAGAAGGCACTTTTATTTACCGTAACAACGATGCAGCTTTTATCAAAATTGTAGAACGAGAAGATAGTGCGGTTCGTAAAATAAGTACCACTTTGCACCTAACCGAAACTGAAAATGGGTTTGAGCTAGCTGCTACTGACGAAGATGGTAATGTGAGTACGGTTCAATTGGCGCATCCAAAAGAAAGAACCAAGAACAACGAGTCGATTGAAGAAAACTTTAAAATTAACTTGGCAAAAACAGGTTTCACGCCTTACACAGCCGATGAAATTACAATTGATTTCTCTGAAAATTGGTTCTTACCGATATCCAAAATCAACGAAATGCGACGAACAGTTTACGAACAACTGTCAGAAATTCGTTTGGCTAATTACAA
This portion of the Flavobacterium sp. CECT 9288 genome encodes:
- a CDS encoding U32 family peptidase, which codes for MKKKIEILAPAKDLIHGMAAINSGADAVYIGAPQFGARSNATNSIEDVAALVKYAHLFNAQVFVVINTILYDNELETCRQMIWQLYDIKVDALIVQDMAIMEMDLPPIVLHASTQANNRDPHKIKFLKDAGMKRVVLARELNLHQIKEIADTADVELEFFVTGALCVSFSGNCYMSVANGERSANRGSCAQNCRLPYNLIDGNGDTLIKNSHLLSIKDFDVSDQIPNLVEAGVMSFKIEGRLKDIVYVKNNVSYLRQKLDAFLDGNENYTKASSGKCTYTFDSALNKSFNRGYTDYFVNERHQSIGSWESPKSKGQYIGKLIRTVGNAYEIENGELLNNGDGLCYINENNEADGIYVNKVENGLAYPNVLKELKEGTFIYRNNDAAFIKIVEREDSAVRKISTTLHLTETENGFELAATDEDGNVSTVQLAHPKERTKNNESIEENFKINLAKTGFTPYTADEITIDFSENWFLPISKINEMRRTVYEQLSEIRLANYKVEEHQLVKTSHPYPETKLDFMYNVSNKLARKFYERHGVTEIEKAFELQWDPGKSRVMTTKYCIKYELERCPKYHRENMDKKVKEPLVLKQGELEYKLKFNCKPCEMEIWEKDAEFEIEEDHFH